The window GGGAGTTATATGGCCTACAGCCTTAACTTCCCTTAAAAGGCTGTCGTCAACTATATTTATTATCTCAACGCCTGGAAGTATCTCCGAAAAAAGAGCCGTAAGCGTATCCAAAGTTACGGCGCTTGTGTTAATTACGCCAATTTTATGCAATTTAAGTCCCTCTTTTCCTTTCACTTTAACCCGCTTTTATTTTTTGACTGTGATTTTTGCCAGTATCTGGCAAGGCTTCCTTCCACAAATGAAAGGTGCTCCTGCGCAATTACTTTCGCTATATAAGGCTTTTTATTAACTATCGCATTAACAAGCTCTTCATGCTGTTCAAAAGTACGCCTTTTAACGGCAGGATCCTTGTCATGGACAATATAATTCCAGTGTTCTTTGATTGCCTTTATAGTATAACCTGATATTATTTGGGAAAGTCCGGTTAAAAGAGTGTTGCCGGAAGCTTTTGCGATTATTTTGTGCAGCTCGCTGTCAAGTTTTGACAGCTCGCTTTCGTCAACGCACTTCTCCATACGCCTTACACAGTTCAAAAGGTCGGAAACGTCCCTGCTTGAACGGTTCACGGCGGCCTTTTCGGCAACGCCTATTTCGATTATCTGCCTTACTTCCATTATATCCTCAATAGACGTCGCTCCCATATGCATCATTATAAACAGCATTTTATACGCCATTTCACTGTCGGACGATTTAAAAAATGTTCCCTCGCCCTGTCTGCTTTCAACAATGCCGAGTATGCTTAACGCGCTGTAAACGTCCCTTACATGGGCGCGGGAAACGCTTAGATTTTTTGAAAGCTGGTTTTCCGAAAATATTTTTTCCTCAGGACGCAGTTTGCCTTCCTGTATCATCTCAACCAGTTTGTCAATTATCATTTCATATATTTCGCCGCGCGTTAGTTTTTTTTCCTCTTCTTCCATAAATATCAGTGTGATATAGGATTATCAAGAAGGGTTCCGGCCTCGTCAAAAGTTAAAGGCCTGAAATCGCCGATAAACTCTATATCGTCCCTTTCCTTTAATT of the Anaerotignum faecicola genome contains:
- a CDS encoding FCD domain-containing protein → MIIDKLVEMIQEGKLRPEEKIFSENQLSKNLSVSRAHVRDVYSALSILGIVESRQGEGTFFKSSDSEMAYKMLFIMMHMGATSIEDIMEVRQIIEIGVAEKAAVNRSSRDVSDLLNCVRRMEKCVDESELSKLDSELHKIIAKASGNTLLTGLSQIISGYTIKAIKEHWNYIVHDKDPAVKRRTFEQHEELVNAIVNKKPYIAKVIAQEHLSFVEGSLARYWQKSQSKNKSGLK